One Streptosporangium becharense genomic window, GAGCTGGACCAGGCCGAGTCGATCGCCTACACGCGCGACGGCCGCCACCTGCTGACCGGCACCGAGGGAGCCCGCAGCCCCGTCTACCGGGTGCCGCTGCCCGACGCCGTCCTGCAGGCCGCGACGCCCGCACCGCGGCGGGTGGCGGGCTCCGCCACTCCCACGCCGACCGGTGCCGCCGCGGGCGGTAGCGGGACTCCGCGTGCCGGTGCCGCCGCGGACGAGGACGCCACGGACAAGGCCGCCGCGGACGAGGACGGCGACGCGGGAGTGCCGACGTCCGCGGTGCTCCTGTGGCTGGCGGTCGCCGCGGGCGCCACCGGGACCATCACACTGATCGCCCGCAACACCCGCTGAGCGGGCCGGGGTCACCAGTGTGGGTGGTCGCGCGCGGTCGTGCGAACGAGGCGTACGGCGGGGCGGGTGCGCGTCCGCCGGGTCACGGGCCGTGAGCGTGGCCGAGGGAGACGGCCACGTCGGCGTCGACCGGGAAGCGGCCGTAGAGGTCGGTCATCCGCAGCAGCCGCTCCAGGTTCCCTCCCACCGCCGCCAGGCGCAGCCATCCGCCCACCTCGGAGGTCACGCGTATCCCGCCGAGGAGCACCCGCAACCCGCTGGAGTCGCAGAAGGTGATCTCCTCGGCGTCGATGACGAGCCGCGTCCGGCGGGTGGAGACCATCCGCCGGATGGCGTCTTCGAGCAGCGGGCTGGAATTGCGGTCGATGTCACCCATGACGGTGAGCACGGTGCAGCCCACGCGCTCGTGATGGTCGACGTCGATGAAGAGCTCTCTGCTCATCGCCTCGGATCTTCCGCACCGGTGGGACGGCCCGTTCCGGCCGATGCTTCTCCGGCCTCATCGAGATATACCCTCGCCGGCCGTGGGATGGGCGACGGCCGGGAGACATATACGTAACGGCCGTACGTCTTACTTCTGTCGGCGGGGGTTCCGGAGCTGTGCCGGGTCGTGCCGCGTGGCGCGGAGAGAAGGGACGCCCGGCGTGGGAGGGGCCTTCTCCCCCTGGGCGTATCGCGGGCCGCCGGGTAGTGTCGCGCCGTGACGGTGCCGTCGTGACGGTGCCGCCGTGATGGTGCCGCCGTCGGCGGCGGAGTGGGTGGCGGCGGAGTCGGCGGGAGACGTCCCACAGGGAGGGGTCGGCGATGAGGGTCGGAGTCGTCGGCGCGGGCATCGTCGGCCTGGCGGTGGCCAGGGAGGCGGCGCGGACCCGCGGTGCCGAGGTGACCGTCCTCGACAAGGAGGACCACGTCGGGGCCCACCAGACCGGGCACAACAGCGGTGTCGTGCACGCCGGCGTCTACTACCGGCCGGACTCGCTCAAGGCCCGGCTCTGCCGCGAGGGCATGGCCATGCTCAGGGAGTACTGCGTCGAGCACCGCATCCCCTACGACGAGGTCGGCAAGCTCATCGTCGCCTCCACCGCCGCCGAACGGCCGAGGCTGCGGGTGATCGCCGAGCGTGCCCGCGCCAACGGGGTTCCCGGCATCGCCGAGCTGGACGCGCTGGCCCTGCGCGAGGTGGAACCGCACGCCGTCGGCGCGGCGGCCGTGCACTCCCCGCGCACCGCGATCGCCGACTTCCCCGCGGTCGCCCGACGCCTGGCCGCCGACGTGGTGGACGGCGGCGGCTCGGTGCTGCTGTCGCACCCGGTACGGGCGATCCGGGAACGGGCGGGCGGGGTGGACGTCCTGGCCGGGCGGCGGACGCTCCGCTTCGACCGGCTGATCGTCTGCGCGGGCCTCGGCACCGACGCGGTCGCACGGCTCGCCGGGGCCCCCGGCGACGTACGGATAGTCCCCTTCCGGGGGGAGTACTACGCGCTGGCCGGTCAGGCGAGGGGCCTGGTCCGCGGGCTCATCTACCCGGTGCCCGACCCCCGCTACCCGTTCCTCGGCGTGCATCTGACCCGAAGGATCGACGGTGAGGTGCTGGTCGGCCCCAACGCGGTCATGGCGCTCGCGCTGGAGGGCTACTCCTGGCGCGACGTCGACCTGGCCGACCTGGGCCGGATCGCGGCCTGGCCGGGCACCCGCCGACTGGCCGCCGCGCACTGGCGGACCGGGGTACGGGAGGTGCTCGGCTCGCTGGCCAAGCGGTCGTTCCTGAGGGCCGCGCGCCGCTATGTCCCCGAACTGACCGGCGCCGACCTGGTCCGGGCCGCCGGGGGCGTCCGCGCGCAGGCCGTCGGCAGGAACGGCGACATGCTGGACGACTTCTCGATCGACGTGCACGGCCGCGTCACACTGGTGCGGAACGCCCCTTCACCCGCGGCGACGTCCAGTTTGGCCATTGCGCGGCATATTGTGGGTTTAGCCTCAGTGCTGATGAGTTAACTGCTTTCTCATGTGGGCCGGTGAAAATAGACAAGTGACCGACTCACCCGAAGCCCGTCTGCTGATCGTCGAGGACGAGCCCAACATCCTGGAACTGCTGGCCGCGAGCCTGCGATTCGCCGGATTCGGGGTGAACACGGCCGGCACCGGCACCGACGCCGTCGCCGCGGTCCAGCGCCACCGTCCCGACCTCATCGTGCTCGACGTCATGCTCCCGGACATGGACGGCTTCGACGTCGTACGGCGCCTGCGCGGCGGCGGCAGCGACACGCCGGTGGTCTTCCTCACCGCGCGCGACGCCACCGAGGACAAGATCCGGGGGCTGACCGTGGGCGGGGACGACTACGTGACCAAGCCGTTCAGCCTGGAGGAGGTCGTGGCCCGGATCCGGGCCGTGCTGCGCCGTACCGGTGCCGCCGACATGGTTCCTCGCCTGTCGCGGCTCACCTTCGCCGACATCGAGCTCGACGAGGAGAGCCACGAGGTGTGGCGCGGCGGCAGGGCGGTGTCGCTGTCGCCGACGGAGTTCAAGCTGCTGCGTTACTTCATGGCCAACGCGGGACGGGTGCTGTCCAAGGCGCAGATCCTCGACCACGTGTGGGACTACGACTTCCGCGGCGACGTCGGGATCGTGGAGTCCTACGTCTCGGTGCTCCGGCGAAAGATCGACAACGTCGATCCCCGGCTCATCCACACCCTGCGCGGCGTGGGGTACGTGCTGCGCCTGCCGCCGGCACAGTGATGTTCAACCGGACTCCGCTGCAGGTCAAGCTGATAGCGGTCATCCTGGTTCTCCTGATGATCGCGCTCGCGCTCATCGGCGTCGGCAGCGTCTCCATCATGCGCGGTTACCTGATCGACCGCGTCGACACCCAGATCGGCCTGAACGCCGACAGCGCGTTGCGCCGGCTGCGCCGTGACGCGGCCACACTGGCCGGCAAGCCCCTGGCGCCGGATGTCAGGCTGGAGCTCCGCGACCGCGGCGGCAGGATCACCCTCCTGCTCAGCGGGACCGAGGTGGAGGGCAAGCCGGGGCCCCAGGTGCCCGCCGACCACGGCGACGAGCCGTTCGAGAGCGGTGACTGGCGGGTCCGGGCGATCCCGCTGGACGACGGCGGGAAGCTCCTCGTCGCGGTGGACATGGGCGAGGTACGGCAGATCGTCGGCCGGCTCGCCCTGGTGGAGCTGCTCGGCGGCGGCGGACTGATGCTGATGCTCGCCGGAGCCGGAGTGCTGATCATCCGCCGGAGCCTCCGCCCGCTCCAGGAGATCGAACGCACCGCCCAGGCCATCGCCGCCGGAGACCTGAGCCGCCGGGTCCCCGACACGGACCCGCGCACCGAGGTGGGCCGGCTCGGCCGGTCGCTCAACGGGATGCTCGCCCAGATCGAGGCCGCCTTCCGGGCCAGGTCGGAGTCGGAGTCCGCCGCCCGCAGCTCCGAGGAGCGCATGCGCAGGTTCGTCGCGGACGCCTCGCACGAGCTGCGCACACCGCTGACCTCGATCCGCGGCTTCGCCGAGTTCTACCGGCAGGCCCCCGGCATCGACGCGGGGCCGCTGATGCGCCGGGTCGAGTCGGAGGCGGTCCGGATGGGACTGCTGGTCGACGACCTGCTGATGCTCGCCCGGATGGACCAGCAGCGGCCGATGGCCACCCGCCCGGTCGACCTGCTCGCCATCGCCGCCGACGCCGTCCACGACGCGCGCATCCTCGCCCCCGACCGGGAGATCACGCTCTCGGTGGACGGTTCGGCGCTCATCGTCTCCGGCGACGAGGTGCGGCTCCGCCAGGTCGTCGGCAACCTCATGACGAACGCGCTCACCCACACCCCGGACCGCTCGCCGGTGCGCGTCGCGCTCTCCGCCCAGGACGGCTCGGCCGTCGTCGAGGTGGCGGACGAGGGGCCGGGGCTCACCGCCGAACAGTGCGAGCGCGTCTTCGAACGGTTCTACCGGGTCGACTCCGCCCGTGGCCGCCGCGCTCCCGAGGACGGCGGCAGCGGGCTCGGCCTGGCCATCGTCGCCGCGATGGTCCAGGCCCACGGCGGCACCGTCACCGTGGAGTCCGAACCCGGGAAGGGGGCGACCTTCCGGGTGTTCCTCCCGCTCGCCCCCGACTTCGACTGACGGCGAGGAGACGGGGGAGCGCCTCCCGGCGGGGTTCGATCCGCTCGAGGTTCGATCCGCTCGGGGTTCGGTCCGTTCGGGGTTCGGTCCGCTCGGGGTTCGAGCCGTCGGCTGACCGGCCCGTCGGCTGACCGGCCCGGTGCCCCCGGCCGGAACCGCCCGCCCCGGCCGATCGGCGTCTTCGGCCGGGGCGGGGCCGCCGGGTGCGGGCGTCCCGGCGTCAGGGGGTCCCGGCGTCGGGGGGCCCGGCGTCAGGGGGTTCCGGCGTCGGCCTCCGGCCAGCTGCTGTCGGGGAACTCGCCGGTGGCCGCGCCGGGCAGGATCACGCGGTCGTTCTCGGCGAGCCCGGAGACGATCTCGACGTACTGGTCGCTGCGCACCCCCGTCTTCACGACGCGCTCACCGCCGTCCTGCACGGTGACCCGGGAGACCCCGCCCTCGGTCCGCACGGCCTGGGCCGGGACGTAGAGCGCTTCCACCGACTCGGCGACGGTCACGGTGACCGTGGCGCTCTGACCCACCAGGAGACCGGCCGGAGACTCGTCGAGGGAGACCTTGACGCCGTACCGCACCAGCCGGTCGGTGGTGGTGGCGGTGGGTGCGATGCCGGTCACCGTGCCGGCGTACTTCTCCCCGGGCCTGGTGGCCAGGGTGACCGTCGCCCGCTGCCCCAGCTTGAGGCTGCCGATGTCGGACTCGGTGAACAGCGCCTCCACCTGGAGTTCGTCGAGATCGCCCAGGGTGACGAACGCGCCGGTGCCCGCCTTGTCGCCGACACCGCCGGCCACCGACATGACGGTGCCGTCGGCGGGGGCGACGATGCGCACGCCCGCCAGTTCCTCCCTGGCGTCGGTGAGCTCGGCCCGCGCCTGCTTCACGCGGGCCTCGGCCTGCTCCACGCCGAGCACTCCCTGGCCGCCGGTGCGGGGGGAACCGCTCCCCGCGTCGCTCCCGGTGCGGGTCCCGGCGTCGTTCTGTACCGGGGGCCGGGTCGTGATCCGACCGGTGCCGGAGTCCGCACCGTCGCCCGGGGTGGGGCAGACGCCGGGCCTGGGGGTGGCGTCGCCGCCGGCGGTGGGCCGGGCGGTCGCGGTGGGCCGGGCGGTCGTGGTGGGCCGGGCGGTGGGGGTGGGCCGGCCGGTCGTGTCGGGTCCGGCCGTCGGGTTGTGGGCCGTCGGGCCGTGCGACGGGCCGGTCCCGTCACCGGTGCCGGGACCGGCCGTCGGGCCGTACGACGGGTCACCGGGGGTGGGTTCCGCAGCCGGCGGGTTCTCCGGCGCAGGCGCGGTGACGGTGACGGTGGCCGTGACCGTCACCGTGGGGGCCGCCGTCACGGTGACGGTGGCCGCCGGCTCGGGCCGGGAGGTCCGCTCTCCGCCGCGGGCCTTGCGCCGGTCGGGCCGGGGGCTCTGCTCTCCGGGCGTCGGCGCCGCCGCAGGGGCGTACGCGGCAGGGGCGATCCCGCCCGCGGGGGCGGCCGTCACCGGCGGGTGCGCTCCGTCCGGCGCGGACGACGTCACCGGTTCGGGTGCGTCCGTGGCGGAGGAATGCGGTTGCCGGGTGTCCTTCCCGGGGTCCGGGGCACCGTCCCCGGGGCCCGGCGTGTCCGTCACCGATCCCACCGGGACGGGACCGGTCTCCGGCGTGCCCGTGGCGGAGGGGGCGGCGGTGCGGGTCGGCCCCGGCGTGGCGGTGGGGGTGGGCCCCGGCTGCGGCGTCCGGGTCGTCGTGGGCACGCAGCCCGGCAGGCGCTCCTGACCGGAGCCGTTCGTACCGGTCTGGTCGGGTCCTGTGCCGATGCGGCCCTGGCCGCCCGGCTGAGCCGTCGCCGTGCTGTTCGCCGTACCGCTCGCCGCGCTGTTCGCCGTGTCCAGGGCCTCCTCCGCCGCGGCGAGCTGGGCCTTGGCCGCGGAGTAGCGCTCGCGGGCGGGTGCGGAGCCGATCCTGGCGAGCACGTCACCCTTGTCGACCTTGTCACCGGCCTTGACGTAGACCTTCGTGACGGTGCCCGAGCCACCGAAGCCCAGCTGCCTGGCGCCGCCGTCCACGGTGGAACCGGCGGCCGACACCGCGGCGACCACCGTTCCCCGCCTGGCCGCGGCCAGCTCCACCCGGGGCTCTCCCGCCGCGTCGTCGTCGAGCGCGACGATCACGCCGCCGCCCACCAGGAGGAGGGCGACCAGGGCGAGTCCGCCCACACGCACGTTCTTCGGGAGCTGGGTCGGTCTCATGAACGACCATCCTGGTCCCTCTGATTCACAGCATGCTCACAGGAACCTGAAGGTTTGCTGTATGTCTTCCAGGGGAAACGCGCGCCTCCAGCAAACGTTCAGGATCCATTGGGGTGGCACCCAGTTTGGTAGGCCAAGGTCGGACGCTGTGAAGCTGTCGACCAAGCGCGGAGCGCTGATCGTTAACGGGGTCCTGGCGGTCCTGTTGCTGGGCGGCGCGGGGATCGCCTACTCCTCACTGGGCGGCGGTGTCTCCTCCGCCTCCTCCGCGGACGCGGCGGTGCGGACCGTGCCGGTGACCCGGGCCACGGTCGTCGCCTCGGTCTCCGCCTCAGGCACCGTGGACAGCGCCCGGAAACGCTCCCTCGGCTTCGCGTCGAGCGGCACCGTCGAGAAGATCTACGTCAAGGTCGGCGACAAGGTCACCAAGGGGCAGATCCTGGCCCGGCTGGACGACTCCGCCGCGCAGGAGAGCCTCGACGCCGCCGCCGCCGCCCTCGACTCCGCGGACGACGACACCTCCACCGCCGCGGCCTACGCCGAGTACGTCACGGCCAGGAACGCCTACCGGGCCGCCCGCCGCGCGGTGCAGGGCACTGTCATCAAGGCCCCGTTCGCCGGTACGGTCACCGCCGTCAACGGCACGGTCGGCGGGTCCTCCGGCGCGTCCGGCTCCTCCGGTTCCTCGGGGGCCGCGTCCTCGGCGTCCGGTTCCTCCGGCTCAGGGGCCTCGCCGAGGACGGGCACCTCGGGCGGCTCGGCGAGTGCGTCCGCCTCAGGCGGCTCGGGCGGGTTCATCGACATCGCGGACACCCGCAGGCTCCAGCTCGTCGGCACCTTCACCGAGTCCGACGTCACCAGGCTCAAGGTCGGCCAGGCGGCTGCGATCCGGTTCGACGCGCTGCCCGGCGTCACCGCCACGGGCAAGATCACACAGATCCAGCCGACCGCGTCCACCAGCAACAACGTGGTGCAGTACCCGGTGACGATCTCCTTCACGGAGGTGCCCGAGGAGGTCCGGCTGGGCCAGACGGCGACGGTGCAGGTCATCGCCGGCCGGGCGGAGAACGTGCTCGCCGTCCCGTCCACGGTGATCTCCACCGCGGGCGGCCGGAGTGTCGTGACCGTCCTGCGGGACGGCCGCCAGACGCCCACCCCGGTCGAGGTGGGGGTCAAGGGCGACGCGCTCACCGAGATCACCTCTGGACTCACCGAGGGCGACCAGGTCGTCCGCCCGGCGGCCACCCAGCAGGGCGGCGGGTTCCCCGGTCTCGGCGGCGGTGGCGGCGCCCGCGGCGGCATGGGAGGCATCGGCCGATGACCGTCCCCGTCCTGTCCCTGAGCGACATCACCAAGGTCTACGGTCGGGGAGACGCCGAGGTCCGGGCGCTGCGCGGGGTGTCGCTCACCGTCGAGCGGGGCGACTACGTGGCCATCATGGGCGCGTCGGGCTCCGGCAAGTCCACGCTCATGAACATCCTCGGCTGCCTGGACGTGCCGTCCTCGGGCCGCTACCTGATCGACGGCACCGACATCGGGTCGCTGGACGAGCGCCGGCTCGCGGTCCTGCGCAACCGGAAGATCGGATTCGTCTTCCAGTCGTTCAACCTCATCCCCCGGATGAGCGCGCTCGCCAACGTCGAACTGCCCATGGCGTACGGCGGGGTCGGCGCGGCCGAGCGGCGGACCCGTGCCCTGGCCGCCCTGGAGCAGGTCGGATTGTCCGACCGGGTCCGGCACGAGCCCAACGAGTTGTCCGGCGGCCAGCAGCAACGGGTCGCCGTGGCCAGGGCCCTCGTCACGGCGCCCGCGCTCCTGCTCGCCGACGAGCCGACCGGGAACCTCGACACCACCTCGACCGAGGACGTGCTGCGGATCTTCGACCGGCTGAGCGCCGGGGGACGGACCATCGTGCTCATCACCCACGAGGACGACGTGGCCGCCCGCGCCAAGCGGGTGATCCGGCTGGTGGACGGCCGGATCGTCGACGACCGCCGTCAGGCCCCGGTCGACGGGCCCCCGCCCAGCATGGCGGAGGTCGCCCCGTGAGCTGGCTGGAGGTGCTGCGGTTCGCGTTCCGCGGACTGGCGGCCAACAAGCTGCGCAGTTTCCTGACCACGCTGGGCATCCTCATCGGGGTCGCGGCGGTGATCCTGCTGGTCGCCTTCGGCGAGGGTGCCTCGCAGAGCATCCAGAAGAGCATCCAGCGGCTCGGCGCCAACACCCTGACCATCTCCTCCTCCTTCTCCGGCGGCGGCATCGGCGGCGGCCTCGGCGGTCCGCAGAGCGGCGGCAGGGTACAGAGCGGCCCGCGCACGCAGGCCAAGCAACTCACCCTGGACGACGCCAGGGCACTGGCCGACAAGGAACAGGCCCCGTCCGTGCGGAGCGTCTCCCCGGTGGTGTCCACCAGCGGGGCCCCGGCCGTCCACGAGGGGGCCGGCCACTCGATCGGACAGCTCGTCGGCACCTACCCCAGCTACTTCGAGGCGACGAACAAGCCCATCGAGACCGGCTCCTACTTCGTCAACGACGACGTGCTCGCCGCCAGGAAGGTCATGGTGGTCGGCCGGACCGTGGCCGAGCAGTTGT contains:
- a CDS encoding efflux RND transporter periplasmic adaptor subunit gives rise to the protein MRPTQLPKNVRVGGLALVALLLVGGGVIVALDDDAAGEPRVELAAARRGTVVAAVSAAGSTVDGGARQLGFGGSGTVTKVYVKAGDKVDKGDVLARIGSAPARERYSAAKAQLAAAEEALDTANSAASGTANSTATAQPGGQGRIGTGPDQTGTNGSGQERLPGCVPTTTRTPQPGPTPTATPGPTRTAAPSATGTPETGPVPVGSVTDTPGPGDGAPDPGKDTRQPHSSATDAPEPVTSSAPDGAHPPVTAAPAGGIAPAAYAPAAAPTPGEQSPRPDRRKARGGERTSRPEPAATVTVTAAPTVTVTATVTVTAPAPENPPAAEPTPGDPSYGPTAGPGTGDGTGPSHGPTAHNPTAGPDTTGRPTPTARPTTTARPTATARPTAGGDATPRPGVCPTPGDGADSGTGRITTRPPVQNDAGTRTGSDAGSGSPRTGGQGVLGVEQAEARVKQARAELTDAREELAGVRIVAPADGTVMSVAGGVGDKAGTGAFVTLGDLDELQVEALFTESDIGSLKLGQRATVTLATRPGEKYAGTVTGIAPTATTTDRLVRYGVKVSLDESPAGLLVGQSATVTVTVAESVEALYVPAQAVRTEGGVSRVTVQDGGERVVKTGVRSDQYVEIVSGLAENDRVILPGAATGEFPDSSWPEADAGTP
- a CDS encoding ABC transporter ATP-binding protein codes for the protein MTVPVLSLSDITKVYGRGDAEVRALRGVSLTVERGDYVAIMGASGSGKSTLMNILGCLDVPSSGRYLIDGTDIGSLDERRLAVLRNRKIGFVFQSFNLIPRMSALANVELPMAYGGVGAAERRTRALAALEQVGLSDRVRHEPNELSGGQQQRVAVARALVTAPALLLADEPTGNLDTTSTEDVLRIFDRLSAGGRTIVLITHEDDVAARAKRVIRLVDGRIVDDRRQAPVDGPPPSMAEVAP
- a CDS encoding response regulator transcription factor; the encoded protein is MTDSPEARLLIVEDEPNILELLAASLRFAGFGVNTAGTGTDAVAAVQRHRPDLIVLDVMLPDMDGFDVVRRLRGGGSDTPVVFLTARDATEDKIRGLTVGGDDYVTKPFSLEEVVARIRAVLRRTGAADMVPRLSRLTFADIELDEESHEVWRGGRAVSLSPTEFKLLRYFMANAGRVLSKAQILDHVWDYDFRGDVGIVESYVSVLRRKIDNVDPRLIHTLRGVGYVLRLPPAQ
- a CDS encoding STAS domain-containing protein, whose product is MSRELFIDVDHHERVGCTVLTVMGDIDRNSSPLLEDAIRRMVSTRRTRLVIDAEEITFCDSSGLRVLLGGIRVTSEVGGWLRLAAVGGNLERLLRMTDLYGRFPVDADVAVSLGHAHGP
- a CDS encoding efflux RND transporter periplasmic adaptor subunit; translated protein: MKLSTKRGALIVNGVLAVLLLGGAGIAYSSLGGGVSSASSADAAVRTVPVTRATVVASVSASGTVDSARKRSLGFASSGTVEKIYVKVGDKVTKGQILARLDDSAAQESLDAAAAALDSADDDTSTAAAYAEYVTARNAYRAARRAVQGTVIKAPFAGTVTAVNGTVGGSSGASGSSGSSGAASSASGSSGSGASPRTGTSGGSASASASGGSGGFIDIADTRRLQLVGTFTESDVTRLKVGQAAAIRFDALPGVTATGKITQIQPTASTSNNVVQYPVTISFTEVPEEVRLGQTATVQVIAGRAENVLAVPSTVISTAGGRSVVTVLRDGRQTPTPVEVGVKGDALTEITSGLTEGDQVVRPAATQQGGGFPGLGGGGGARGGMGGIGR
- the lhgO gene encoding L-2-hydroxyglutarate oxidase, encoding MRVGVVGAGIVGLAVAREAARTRGAEVTVLDKEDHVGAHQTGHNSGVVHAGVYYRPDSLKARLCREGMAMLREYCVEHRIPYDEVGKLIVASTAAERPRLRVIAERARANGVPGIAELDALALREVEPHAVGAAAVHSPRTAIADFPAVARRLAADVVDGGGSVLLSHPVRAIRERAGGVDVLAGRRTLRFDRLIVCAGLGTDAVARLAGAPGDVRIVPFRGEYYALAGQARGLVRGLIYPVPDPRYPFLGVHLTRRIDGEVLVGPNAVMALALEGYSWRDVDLADLGRIAAWPGTRRLAAAHWRTGVREVLGSLAKRSFLRAARRYVPELTGADLVRAAGGVRAQAVGRNGDMLDDFSIDVHGRVTLVRNAPSPAATSSLAIARHIVGLASVLMS
- a CDS encoding sensor histidine kinase translates to MFNRTPLQVKLIAVILVLLMIALALIGVGSVSIMRGYLIDRVDTQIGLNADSALRRLRRDAATLAGKPLAPDVRLELRDRGGRITLLLSGTEVEGKPGPQVPADHGDEPFESGDWRVRAIPLDDGGKLLVAVDMGEVRQIVGRLALVELLGGGGLMLMLAGAGVLIIRRSLRPLQEIERTAQAIAAGDLSRRVPDTDPRTEVGRLGRSLNGMLAQIEAAFRARSESESAARSSEERMRRFVADASHELRTPLTSIRGFAEFYRQAPGIDAGPLMRRVESEAVRMGLLVDDLLMLARMDQQRPMATRPVDLLAIAADAVHDARILAPDREITLSVDGSALIVSGDEVRLRQVVGNLMTNALTHTPDRSPVRVALSAQDGSAVVEVADEGPGLTAEQCERVFERFYRVDSARGRRAPEDGGSGLGLAIVAAMVQAHGGTVTVESEPGKGATFRVFLPLAPDFD